Sequence from the Methylocystis sp. ATCC 49242 genome:
AAGCGTAAAGGAGTAAGGGACCTGGTTGATGGTCAGGTTGACACAAACCCCGTCTGAAGTCGTCAAGCCCGCTGGCGGGTGAGCCGCGACAAGCAACTGCAATCCCTTGGGCGATACGCTCTCGACCTTTGTTTTCCTTTTGAGTCCCAAAGTGGCCAAGGCCTGGGCCGCCGCTTTCAAGATGGACTTCATTATTGTCTCCTGCGGCCCAACCGATAGTGGGATTGGCGCCCCGCGGCCGGGCTGGTCCATCGCTGAATAAACTTGGTTCGTCCAGAGCGCCGTCGAGGACTGCGGCAAAGTCATGGCTTGTACGCACTCCGATGGGGATCTTTGGTCGAAGTCACCGTGGACGACCATCAAAGTAGGGCGAAGTCGCAAGCTTGCCAGGCATGGCTTGGCCTTGTGCCCCGCCAAGCGACAACCGGCGGAAAGCCGAAGCTTCTGGGAATATCCAAGCGCGGAAGCAAGTACCTGCGAAAGATGCTGATCCAGGGCGCTCGCGCCGCGATGCCCACTCTGATCAAGGGCGACACATTGGAGCCTGGCTGCGCGGGCTATTGACGCGGTCGCACAACAACGTCGCTGTCGTTGCGCTGGCAGCCAAAATGGCGCGCACAGTGTGGTCGCTGCTGCGCCATGAGCGCGTCTACGAGGCGACCCCCGTCTCGGCGTAAAAGTGGAATTGATCGCCGCTCGCGCGGCGGCTTCCGAAGTCTGCGTGTGGTGAGAGGAAGATGGCCTAACGATCAATCGGCATCCTGGAACCCTTGCTGAAAAATGGCGCTCGACGCCGTCCCCTTTATGAGGATCAGGATGCGCGAATCTCCATCTTGGCCAACAGCGAAGCTGAAAGGCCGGATACGTTTTGGCAGATTGTTCAGGCTGGACGACGAAAATCACTTGCAGACGGGGCGGGCCATACGTTTTCAGCGCTTTTCACGCACTGGCTGTCAATGACGGCGGCAGTCGGACTGGCCTCGCGCCCTTCCGCTTCCCGGCACATAACATAAAGCACGTGGTGGACGCGTTCTAACGTCCCGTCATATGTCCCGAGATCAAAATAGCCATAAACCGTGCTTTTGGGCGGGAAGTCCTTTGGAAGCGCACGCCACTGACAGCCTGTCGATAGAAGATACATCAGGCCGTTCACCACCTCGCGTATGTTCACCCTCCGCTTGCCGCCCCCGCGCTTGGCAGGCGGGATCAGAGGTCCGACAAATCCCCACTCCGATTCCGTTAAATCGCTGGGATAGCGCAACTTCCTGCGATCATAACGGGCACGGCTTTCGTTCGTCCACATGGGATCTCCAATAGAGTCAGATCGCCTCGTTGAATCATAACCGGCTCATTCGACTCAACTTTTCTCCGGACAGACACATAAAGAATCGGGCGATCTATGTACACCTCGAGCGCCGCCTCAATCTAGGCGAGACGCGCGTCAACCTCGTCAGGAATGTCTTCCGCGAGGTCATTCAACAGAAGGCCTCATTGTTCACCTGCTCACAATCGGTCTTCAAAGTCTCATTCATGAAAGCAATGTCGTTGTCTGTGTCCAAGCCAAAAAGCGCAAACGGCAGCTGCTTGCGTAGTTCCGTGACCACCGCGCAACGCAGACCGCGCCAAATTGGCTCCTGACACTTGCGGCGTGACTCAAACGAAACTGCATCCGGCGAACCGGCGCCGGCTGCGTCTTCCAGAATCTTCAGCCGAATCCGATTATAGCCGAGGTCGTAATCGAGGGTCGCATTTGGCCAGTGGAAGTCGATCGCCGGAAGTTCGACGCGGTCGCGCCGGTCGGGAGCTGCGTTTTGAGTCAACCGCTCCTTGAGAAAGGCGATGACCGGATCGCTGGAGCCGGCGCGAAGCACGTCTAACTGCTCGGGCGGCAGCGCCGTCGATTCGTTCGGGCCGTTGGTCATCGCGAGGTCGGCCGTCATCAGCGCCGCAACGGCGCCGAGGAGCGCTGATCCGCGCAAACGTCCGCGGCTCGCGGCGGCTGGTTCAGCATCTACACACAGAAGCATCTTGTATCTTGTATGAATTTCGTGTATCGATCTCCACGTTGAATTCTAGACGAACAGTTGGTTGCGCCGACCGCGGCCCCGCTGACGAAATCTCCCCTAAAAATTCGACCTAACCCTTGTATGCGCGATCGCGCATGCAAACGATCTTGATATGAACTTGTGGGAATTCTCATGTTTTATGGAACAGTAAAGTGGTTTAACGCCCAAAAGGGCTTCGGTTTCATTCAACCTGACGATGGTGGAAAGGACGTTTTCGTCCACATCTCCGCAGTCGAGCAGGCTGGCATGCGTGACCTCAGTGAGGGTCAGAAGCTGAGCTACGACGTCATTGACGATCGGCGCAGCGGGAAGGCTTCGGCTGGGAAACTCCATTCGGCCTGATATAACACCTAATTGAAACAGTTCTCGCTCAAGAGAAGTAGCGGAACAAAGAAGGTGCGAAGGCCGCATTTAGTCTCTTATGGCCGTTAGTGCCCTTAATCAAAACTTATGGGAGTGAAAGATGATCAAGCTTGGTTTGACGACGGCCTTCGCGGTCGTGGCATTCAGCGCGTCGGCCTTCGCCGGCTCCTGGAACGTGACGGAAGTCGCCACGTCCGGCATCAAGCGCGCCAACGGCACGTGGATGGTTGCGACCGAGGGCAGTAAGGTTTCGGGCAAGGGTGACATGCAGCTGGATAACGGCACGGTTCTAACCTACAAGCTCGACGGCAAGGTCGAGGGCGGCGTCTATACCGTGAACCTCGTCGACCGCACCGACGGCAAGAAGGACTGCGCGTGGACCGGCAAGCCGAATGAAAAGGGCAATGTTATCGACGGCCCGGTGGCTTGCGGCAGCGAGAAGTTCGCGATCCGCGCCGGCGTGAATTAAGCTGTCGCGATAGCTGCGCAAACGCCGGCCTTCGGGCCGGCGTTTTGATTTTCAAACGCAGAAGATGCTCACGCCTTTTCCCACGCGACCAAAGAAGACTGCTGGTATATCCTTCGCGGCATACCTTAGCCTAAAGTGGCGCCGTTGTCCCCTGCTATGCTTAGCGGAAAGCAAGGACGGCAAGATGACAGAGAGGCGAGAACTATATTGAAGCCCTAACGAACGCAGTGAAAAATCATAAGTCAGCGAGGACCGGAAGGAATGACACCGTTTAAGAACGCCACTTTCAACGAGCGCAGGAGCGCTGCCGAGGCCGCGAAAAAAGCCAAGTTGGATAATTCCGCGCCCTGACTGCGCAGATCAATGAGGGCGCAGCCGAGCGGCTGACGGCCCGGCAAGCGATCATTGCCGCGCGCGATGTCCGAGCCGCAGAACGTGAAGCCGCCCGGCTCGTCACCGAAGCGCGCGCGGCGGAGGACCAGGCCGAACGCGAAATGGCCCTGAAAACTGAACAGGCTGAACGCGATGCAAGTGTTGTAGAACAGGCAGAGCTTGAAGTCGCATCTGCGGCCGAACGCAAGGCAGCCAGGGATGCCCGCTACGCCGCTCGAAAGGCCCGCAAATAACGACGGCGCTCACTGGGCTATCGCTCGAAAAAATCTTGTCCCTCTGGGCACCAGATTTTCCACGAATTTCGACTGCCGAGCGGCTGTTGTGAGCATAATCATCAAAAGGACATTCATGAGCGCTTGAACTTGCCCGAAGGCACATGGATTCTGGCGGCGGCAGAATGGCGCTGTTATCGTCAAGGATGGCCGCATCATCGCGGAAGGCTGAATCACGTCACCAGGTTCTGACCAGCGAAACGCTTCTCGTCGCCGATTGGGTCGGAACTTCGTGGCCGTTCGCATAACCTATATTACAGGTCTAAGGGTTTCCCCTCGCTTGAATCGAGCCCTCCCCTGGGCGTATCTCCTGGCTCTCAACGAGCCTGAAATCAAGAAGAAAGCCCTGCATGAGCCATCTCAGCGTCTCGGTGTTAAGCGAGTGGGGCGTGTTGATATTCTCAGCCCATTTTCCCACTCGAAAAAGCGTTAAGGATTTCATCGAGTGGCGCATCGAGGAGTTGCTGGCGCAGGGGGCGATGGACATCGTCTTGGTTGACAATACCTCACAGGCCGAGACCCGCTACAGCGCCTCTGCGATCGCTGGCGGCGTTTTCGCGACCATCAGAACGGACTGGCGCTACGCTCTCGCGGCTTAGCCGCTGTTTGTCGGAATTACTTGTCAGACGCGCCGGCGAGCGGCGAGGCTCTCAAGTGGGAGAAGGTTTGATCGCCTGGCCTTCGCTAAAAGAAAATTGTCACAATCGGCCATGCTCGCCGTGTTGGCTTCACTGATCAAACGTTCCGCTGGCCTCGGTCTGAGCCTTCACAAATAAAAAGATGCTGAATATGCGATGGCTGCGCGGGAGTAGACCAACTATTTGATCGCGCGTCCCTCAGGGCTGAGGGCCACCGTGGGGCTTTCCTAGAGAGCTGGCCTCGGTTGTCTGGACAGCCCCCCGCGGATTTTGAGTGGATCTCTGCCGGGGTTTGCTGAACGCGGGGCGTCTCGATTTTGTCGCGGCGGCGGGAGGGCGTAGCCCGACCAGAGCTGCGACAAAATCGACGGCGACGGTCATGCGGCCATCGCCGTTTTCTGTTGGCCGAAGTAGGCCTCGTCGGGCGTGCGCCCGTCAAGGCTCGAATGCGGGCGCCGCTCGTTGTAAAAGGCCAGATACCGGCCGATCGAGGCACGGGCCTCGGACACGCTGTCGTAGGCGCGCAAATAGACCTCCTCGTATTTCACACTGCGCCACAGCCGCTCGACAAAGACATTGTCTCGCCAAGCGCCTTTCCCGTCCATGCTGATCGAGACCTTCGCATCGATAAGCACCCCGGTGAAGTCGAGACTGGTGAACTGGCTGCCCTGATCCGTGTTGAAAATCTCCGGCTTGTCGTGTTTCGCCAGCGCCTCTTTCAAGGCGTCGACGCAGATCTCCGCTTCCATCGTGATCGACACGCGATGCGAAAGAACGCGCCGCGTGAAGACGTCGACGACCGCCACGAGATAGACGAAGCCGCGCCGCATCGGGATGTAGCTGATGTCCGTCGCCCAGACCTGGTTTGGTCGTTCGATCTTCACCCCGCGCAGCAGATACGGATAAACCTTGTGTCCCGGCGCGGGCTTGCTCGTGTTCGGCCGCCGATAGATCGCCTCGATCCCCATCCGCTTCATCAGCGTCGTGACATGCCGGCGGCCCACGGCGACGCCCTCGCGCCGCAGCAGATCGCGCAGCATCCGCGCGCCCGCAAAGGGATGTTCGAGATGCAACTCGTCAATGCGGCGCATCAGCTTCAGATCCTCGGCCGAAACCGGCCGCGGCTTGTAGTAGACGGAGCTGCGGGCAACCCCCAGCGCCTTCGCCTGCCGGGCGATTGGAAGATCATGATCGCGGTCGATCATCTTTTTGCGCTCAGCAATCCCGCTTTTGTGAGCGCGCCGGACAAAAAATCGTTCTCCAGCGTCAGTTCGCCGATCTTCGCGTGAAGCCCCTTCAAGTCAACGGCGGCTTCCTTTGGCTCCGTCTTCTCCTGCCCGAAAACGCCGGCCGCGCCTTCAAGCAACTGACTTTTCCACGTCGTGATCTGGTTCGGGTGGACGTCGAATTGCTGCGCCAGCTCGGCCAGCGTCTTCTCGCCCTTGATCGCGGCCAAAGCCACTTTTGCCTTTAAGGCCGGAGAATGCGTCCGGCGGCTCCGTTTCGTCATCGAATGCTCCTGATTCGCAGCAAGAATCCTTGCCGCTGTCAGGCAGAAAATCCACTCAAGCTACTGTCCGAATTTCCGGGGCCAGCTCTCCAGGAAGCGGCCTGAGGCAGGGCTCAACTGTGCCGCCAGACCTTAATGGCGGAAGCAATCAGGATCCCCGCCAGTAGCGGCAGTAAAATCGAGCTGGGGATAATTCCCAGCAGCTGTCCGCCAATAAACGTTCCCACGATGGAGCCGAGCGCGATCACAAGGACGAAGGAGCGGCTTCGCTTGAGGATTGAAAAGCTCTGGTCGCGGCTATAGCGCGTGAAGCCGACGATCATTGTTGGCAAGCTGACCGCAAGCGAAAGGCTTCCGGCAAGCTTGATATCCACGCCGAACAGCAGCACCAGAGTGGGAATGAGCAGTTCGCCTCCCGCTACCCCGAGGAGCGAGGCGACCACCCCGATGACAAAACCTGCCGCCACTCCGGCGATGAGCTGAAAGCCGCCGCTCGCCAGGGCTGTCCCGCCACCGTGTGGATCGTGGCCGAAGATCAGCACCAGGGCGATCATAAGCAGCAGGATTGCAATCACGTGATAAAGAATCGCGGATTTGAGGCGGATCGCCCACCCCGCCCCAACCCATGCGCCAAGGAGGCTCCCGGCCAGAAGGTTGACGACAATTGGCCAGTGTACGCCGACTTCATGCAGCGGCACGGCCGCCGCCCGGAACGGCAA
This genomic interval carries:
- a CDS encoding DUF6481 family protein is translated as MAARDVRAAEREAARLVTEARAAEDQAEREMALKTEQAERDASVVEQAELEVASAAERKAARDARYAARKARK
- a CDS encoding sulfite exporter TauE/SafE family protein — encoded protein: MFCATLSKKGAGVRDNKAAVFSGGAVIGSLGGLIGLGGAEFRLPLLIGVFRFPALEAIIVNKATSLVVVATALPFRAAAVPLHEVGVHWPIVVNLLAGSLLGAWVGAGWAIRLKSAILYHVIAILLLMIALVLIFGHDPHGGGTALASGGFQLIAGVAAGFVIGVVASLLGVAGGELLIPTLVLLFGVDIKLAGSLSLAVSLPTMIVGFTRYSRDQSFSILKRSRSFVLVIALGSIVGTFIGGQLLGIIPSSILLPLLAGILIASAIKVWRHS
- a CDS encoding cold-shock protein encodes the protein MFYGTVKWFNAQKGFGFIQPDDGGKDVFVHISAVEQAGMRDLSEGQKLSYDVIDDRRSGKASAGKLHSA
- a CDS encoding IS3 family transposase (programmed frameshift), with product MTKRSRRTHSPALKAKVALAAIKGEKTLAELAQQFDVHPNQITTWKSQLLEGAAGVFGQEKTEPKEAAVDLKGLHAKIGELTLENGFFVRRAHKSGIAERKKMIDRDHDLPIARQAKALGVARSSVYYKPRPVSAEDLKLMRRIDELHLEHPFAGARMLRDLLRREGVAVGRRHVTTLMKRMGIEAIYRRPNTSKPAPGHKVYPYLLRGVKIERPNQVWATDISYIPMRRGFVYLVAVVDVFTRRVLSHRVSITMEAEICVDALKEALAKHDKPEIFNTDQGSQFTSLDFTGVLIDAKVSISMDGKGAWRDNVFVERLWRSVKYEEVYLRAYDSVSEARASIGRYLAFYNERRPHSSLDGRTPDEAYFGQQKTAMAA